One region of Corvus hawaiiensis isolate bCorHaw1 chromosome 12, bCorHaw1.pri.cur, whole genome shotgun sequence genomic DNA includes:
- the LOC125331959 gene encoding AKT-interacting protein isoform X1, with amino-acid sequence MNPFWSMSTGSVRKRADTEEKTLSGELRTSPLRASAKKQLPSIPKNAVPITKPASPATSSQSTNGTHASYGPFYLEYSLLAEFTLVVKQKLPGVYVQPSYRSALMWFGVIFIRNGLYQDGVFKFTVYIPDNYPDGDCPRLVFDLPVFHPLVDPLSGELDVKRAFAKWRRNHNHIWQVLMYARRVFYKIDTTSPLNPEAAVLYEKDVQLFKSKVVDSVKLCSSHLFDQPKIEDPYAIIFSPWNPAIHDEAREKMLTQKKKPEDQHCKSMHVSGLSWVKPGSVQPFSKEEKTMPT; translated from the exons ATGAACCCTTTCTGGAGCATGTCTACAGGTTCTGTACGCAAG AGAGCTGACACTGAAGAGAAAACTTTGAGTGGAGAGCTGCGAACCAGTCCCCTGCGAGCCTCTGCAAAGAAACAGTTGCCTTCTATCCCAAAGAATGCTGTGCCAATAACCAAGCCTGCTTCACCTGCCACCTCCTCCCAGTCCACAAATGGAACACATGCTTCTTATGGGCCATTTTACTTGGAGTATTCGCTTCTTGCAGAATT TACCTTGGTTGTGAAGCAGAAGTTGCCAGGTGTCTATGTGCAGCCCTCGTACCGATCAGCATTAA TGTGGTTTGGTGTAATATTCATAAGAAATGGGCTCTACCAGGATGGTGTATTTAAGTTCACTGTCTATATTCCTGATAATTACCCAGATGGAGACTGCCCG CGCTTGGTTTTTGACCTGCCTGTCTTCCACCCTCTAGTGGACCCTTTATCTGGTGAACTGGATGTGAAAAGAGCATTTGCAAAATGGAG gcgaAATCATAATCACATATGGCAGGTGTTAATGTATGCTCGCAGAGTCTTCTACAAGATTGATACAACCAGTCCTCTGAACCCCgaggctgcagtgct GTATGAAAAGGATGTTCAGCTGTTCAAAAGTAAAGTGGTAGACAGTGTCAAACTATGCAGTAGTCATTTATTTGATCAGCCCAAAATAGAGGACCCCTATGCAATCAT TTTTTCTCCGTGGAATCCAGCTATACATGATGAAGCTAGAGAGAAGATGTTGACTCAGAAG AAGAAGCCAGAAGATCAGCACTGCAAAAGCATGCATGTCTCTGGCCTGTCCTGGGTGAAGCCTGGCTCAGTCCAGCCCTTCAGCAAAGAAGAGAAGACGATGCCCACTTAA
- the LOC125331959 gene encoding AKT-interacting protein isoform X2 → MNPFWSMSTGSVRKRADTEEKTLSGELRTSPLRASAKKQLPSIPKNAVPITKPASPATSSQSTNGTHASYGPFYLEYSLLAEFTLVVKQKLPGVYVQPSYRSALMWFGVIFIRNGLYQDGVFKFTVYIPDNYPDGDCPRLVFDLPVFHPLVDPLSGELDVKRAFAKWRRNHNHIWQVLMYARRVFYKIDTTSPLNPEAAVLYEKDVQLFKSKVVDSVKLCSSHLFDQPKIEDPYAIIFSPWNPAIHDEAREKMLTQKKPEDQHCKSMHVSGLSWVKPGSVQPFSKEEKTMPT, encoded by the exons ATGAACCCTTTCTGGAGCATGTCTACAGGTTCTGTACGCAAG AGAGCTGACACTGAAGAGAAAACTTTGAGTGGAGAGCTGCGAACCAGTCCCCTGCGAGCCTCTGCAAAGAAACAGTTGCCTTCTATCCCAAAGAATGCTGTGCCAATAACCAAGCCTGCTTCACCTGCCACCTCCTCCCAGTCCACAAATGGAACACATGCTTCTTATGGGCCATTTTACTTGGAGTATTCGCTTCTTGCAGAATT TACCTTGGTTGTGAAGCAGAAGTTGCCAGGTGTCTATGTGCAGCCCTCGTACCGATCAGCATTAA TGTGGTTTGGTGTAATATTCATAAGAAATGGGCTCTACCAGGATGGTGTATTTAAGTTCACTGTCTATATTCCTGATAATTACCCAGATGGAGACTGCCCG CGCTTGGTTTTTGACCTGCCTGTCTTCCACCCTCTAGTGGACCCTTTATCTGGTGAACTGGATGTGAAAAGAGCATTTGCAAAATGGAG gcgaAATCATAATCACATATGGCAGGTGTTAATGTATGCTCGCAGAGTCTTCTACAAGATTGATACAACCAGTCCTCTGAACCCCgaggctgcagtgct GTATGAAAAGGATGTTCAGCTGTTCAAAAGTAAAGTGGTAGACAGTGTCAAACTATGCAGTAGTCATTTATTTGATCAGCCCAAAATAGAGGACCCCTATGCAATCAT TTTTTCTCCGTGGAATCCAGCTATACATGATGAAGCTAGAGAGAAGATGTTGACTCAGAAG AAGCCAGAAGATCAGCACTGCAAAAGCATGCATGTCTCTGGCCTGTCCTGGGTGAAGCCTGGCTCAGTCCAGCCCTTCAGCAAAGAAGAGAAGACGATGCCCACTTAA